The Toxorhynchites rutilus septentrionalis strain SRP chromosome 3, ASM2978413v1, whole genome shotgun sequence genome includes a region encoding these proteins:
- the LOC129774080 gene encoding uncharacterized protein LOC129774080, whose product MIPRCFFRGANSGALNSVQLHVFVDASEEAYACVAYLRIVDGGIIRCALVAAKSKVAPLKPLSIPRLELQAAMIGSRLADSICKHISLPISQRFLWLDSATVLAWLRSDSRRYHPFVAFRVGEILSLTTVDEWHHLKSKHNVADEATKWGSGPSFDPEGRWFQGPLFLSKSVESWPVSKGEIPPATEELRAVYTHHHSTFQPLIEVKRFSKWHRLLRSTAYVLRAIKRLKKQQLRPWISCDEYREAENLLWRQVQIECYADEYTSLHYNQQNPLANQMKPYKCSQLYQLTPYIDDVGVMRMNSRIGAAPNAPFQAKYPIILPNNHHLTSLLVNSYHCRFLHANNETVLNEMRQRFRIPSLRNLIRRVSKECPWCRVNKAAPRPPFMAPLLTVRLTSFVRPFTHSGVDYFGPILVKQGRSLVKRWVALFTCLSIRAIHLEIVHSLTTQSCVMAIRRFIARRGAPETFYSDNGTNFIGANNLLKGQLRAVNEHCAATFTNARRKWQFNPPSAPHMGGAW is encoded by the coding sequence ATGATTCCAAGGTGTTTCTTCAGAGGTGCTAATAGTGGAGCTCTCAACAGCGTTCAACTGCATGTGTTCGTCGACGCTAGTGAAGAAGCATACGCATGCGTAGCATACCTACGAATTGTCGATGGTGGCATAATAAGATGTGCACTTGTAGCGGCGAAGTCAAAGGTGGCCCCGCTTAAGCCTCTTTCCATTCCACGATTGGAGCTGCAGGCCGCGATGATAGGTAGTCGTTTGGCAGACAGTATCTGCAAACACATAAGTCTCCCCATCAGTCAACGCTTTCTCTGGCTTGATTCCGCAACGGTGTTGGCCTGGCTGCGTTCGGATAGTCGACGTTACCACCCGTTCGTGGCATTTCGAGTAGGGGAGATCCTAAGTCTAACCACCGTTGATGAATGGCACCATCTGAAGTCCAAGCACAACGTGGCAGATGAAGCAACCAAGTGGGGATCTGGTCCTAGCTTCGATCCAGAAGGGCGATGGTTTCAGGGACCACTATTTCTGAGTAAATCAGTTGAAAGCTGGCCAGTGAGCAAAGGAGAGATACCTCCAGCTACAGAAGAGCTCCGGGCTGTTTATACCCACCATCATTCGACGTTCCAACCACTTATCGAGGTGAAGCGTTTCTCTAAGTGGCACCGACTACTACGCTCCACCGCGTACGTACTAAGAGCAATCAAAAGGCTCAAAAAGCAGCAGCTTCGTCCTTGGATATCATGCGATGAGTATCGTGAAGCGGAAAACCTGCTTTGGCGTCAGGTACAAATAGAGTGCTATGCGGATGAATATACATCACTGCACTATAATCAGCAAAACCCCTTGGCGAATCAAATGAAACCGTACAAGTGCAGTCAACTGTACCAGCTAACACCGTACATAGACGATGTAGGAGTTATGAGAATGAACAGCCGAATAGGGGCTGCACCAAACGCCCCGTTCCAAGCTAAGTATCCAATCATTCTTCCAAACAATCACCATCTAACGTCCCTCCTCGTTAACAGCTACCACTGCCGCTTTCTACATGCGAATAACGAAACTGTACTCAATGAGATGCGACAGCGTTTTCGTATACCATCTCTACGAAACTTGATCAGACGAGTCTCCAAGGAATGTCCATGGTGTCGAGTCAACAAGGCGGCCCCACGGCCCCCGTTCATGGCACCGCTTCTAACAGTGCGTCTAACATCATTCGTCCGTCCATTTACACATTCAGGAGTTGATTACTTCGGGCCAATCTTGGTGAAGCAAGGTCGCAGTCTTGTCAAGCGCTGGGTAGCATTATTCACCTGCCTTTCCATAAGAGCGATTCACTTGGAAATAGTGCATAGTCTCACAACTCAATCGTGCGTGATGGCTATCCGACGATTTATAGCGCGCCGAGGAGCACCAGAAACCTTTTATTCCGACAATGGCACCAATTTTATCGGAGCGAACAACCTATTGAAGGGTCAGCTTCGGGCGGTCAACGAACATTGTGCAGCGACGTTCACCAACGCTAGGAGGAAATGGCAGTTCAATCCTCCCTCCGCACCACATATGGGTGGTGCCTGGTAG
- the LOC129777255 gene encoding serine/threonine-protein phosphatase Pgam5, mitochondrial isoform X2 translates to MNSWSRMRKVAYVAIGAAGGAFGFWYASRSLDQRKVYSSWTTNFKVSKCGKWDHNWDHRDPKSLVQPVSDSEDPVAQNRYNEVLDKKKSKVTRHLILVRHGQYNMDGRTDIERYLTEKGRKQAAISGDRLKHLGIDFDKIIRSTMTRAQETAKIISLSLPELKMIDDSMLEEGAPIPPEPPIGHWRPEVSFFEDGARIEAAFRKYFHRAEPDQKQDTYTLVVCHANVIRYFVCRALQLPPEAWLRISLGHASLTWISIMSDGRVTLRTLGETGHIPRELLSR, encoded by the exons ATGAACTCATGGTCGCGAATGCGGAAGGTAGCGTATGTCGCCATCGGTGCTGCCGGAGGCGCATTTGGCTTCTGGTATGCGTCCCGATCGCTAGACCAACGAAAGGTATATAGTTCGTGGACTACTAACTTTAAAGTGTCTAAATGTGGTAAATGGGACCATAACTGGGATCA CCGTGATCCCAAAAGCTTAGTACAACCTGTGAGCGATAGCGAAGATCCTGTCGCTCAAAATCGTTATAACGAAGTATTGGATAAGAAGAAGTCCAAAGTAACGCGGCATCTGATCTTGGTTCGCCATGGTCAGTATAATATGGATGGTCGAACAGATATTGAAAGGTATCTAACCGAGAAAGGGAGGAAGCAGGCGGCCATCAGTGGAGATCGTCTGAAACATTTGGGTATTGATTTCGACAAAATCATTCGCTCGACAATGACACGCGCTCAGGAAACCGCTAAGATAATTTCGTTATCACTGCCGGAGTTAAAAATGATTGACGATTCAATGCTGGAGGAGGGAGCACCGATTCCACCGGAACCACCTATCGGGCACTGGCGACCGGAAGTTTCG TTTTTCGAAGATGGAGCTCGCATTGAAGCTGCCTTCCGGAAGTATTTCCACAGAGCTGAACCCGATCAGAAGCAAGATACGTACACTTTGGTAGTGTGTCACGCAAACGTTATTCGTTACTTCGTATGCCGAGCACTTCAACTTCCTCCGGAAGCGTGGCTCAGAATATCCTTGGGCCATGCTTCGTTGACGTGGATTTCCATAATGAGCGACGGAAGAGTGACATTGCGGACACTTGGCGAAACTGGTCACATTCCACGTGAGCTGCTCAGTagatga
- the LOC129777255 gene encoding serine/threonine-protein phosphatase Pgam5, mitochondrial isoform X1 — MNSWSRMRKVAYVAIGAAGGAFGFWYASRSLDQRKVYSSWTTNFKVSKCGKWDHNWDHRDPKSLVQPVSDSEDPVAQNRYNEVLDKKKSKVTRHLILVRHGQYNMDGRTDIERYLTEKGRKQAAISGDRLKHLGIDFDKIIRSTMTRAQETAKIISLSLPELKMIDDSMLEEGAPIPPEPPIGHWRPEVSQFFEDGARIEAAFRKYFHRAEPDQKQDTYTLVVCHANVIRYFVCRALQLPPEAWLRISLGHASLTWISIMSDGRVTLRTLGETGHIPRELLSR; from the exons ATGAACTCATGGTCGCGAATGCGGAAGGTAGCGTATGTCGCCATCGGTGCTGCCGGAGGCGCATTTGGCTTCTGGTATGCGTCCCGATCGCTAGACCAACGAAAGGTATATAGTTCGTGGACTACTAACTTTAAAGTGTCTAAATGTGGTAAATGGGACCATAACTGGGATCA CCGTGATCCCAAAAGCTTAGTACAACCTGTGAGCGATAGCGAAGATCCTGTCGCTCAAAATCGTTATAACGAAGTATTGGATAAGAAGAAGTCCAAAGTAACGCGGCATCTGATCTTGGTTCGCCATGGTCAGTATAATATGGATGGTCGAACAGATATTGAAAGGTATCTAACCGAGAAAGGGAGGAAGCAGGCGGCCATCAGTGGAGATCGTCTGAAACATTTGGGTATTGATTTCGACAAAATCATTCGCTCGACAATGACACGCGCTCAGGAAACCGCTAAGATAATTTCGTTATCACTGCCGGAGTTAAAAATGATTGACGATTCAATGCTGGAGGAGGGAGCACCGATTCCACCGGAACCACCTATCGGGCACTGGCGACCGGAAGTTTCG CAGTTTTTCGAAGATGGAGCTCGCATTGAAGCTGCCTTCCGGAAGTATTTCCACAGAGCTGAACCCGATCAGAAGCAAGATACGTACACTTTGGTAGTGTGTCACGCAAACGTTATTCGTTACTTCGTATGCCGAGCACTTCAACTTCCTCCGGAAGCGTGGCTCAGAATATCCTTGGGCCATGCTTCGTTGACGTGGATTTCCATAATGAGCGACGGAAGAGTGACATTGCGGACACTTGGCGAAACTGGTCACATTCCACGTGAGCTGCTCAGTagatga